The following proteins are encoded in a genomic region of Methylobacterium tardum:
- a CDS encoding glycosyltransferase family 4 protein, which translates to MHQGYELYGSDRCFIETVRAMRAAHPRAEIDVVLPQAGPIVAALEPYASRIVVEPLWILRRKNLPRLATLGMMALPGAVLRALRRIRASDLAYINTSVVADYLLAARLSSGRSIVHVHEIAEGAVLAVLRGLIRWSGASVVFNSRATERAFALPPRRLTRVVYNGIAGPAEPNPPTYDGTRPLRVLMLGRISRIKGQDVLIEALASLPKATRRRIELRIVGNAFEDAARERALATRIAETGLSDQVSLQPFVADPAALYRWADVVTMPSQRPESLGRVAIEAMSYGVPPLVTAIGGLPEVADDGRTGWIVAPGGPQPLADALARIVAEPEGWRDFGRAARARYEAHFSERAAADGIATMMEATLSRSAAP; encoded by the coding sequence GTGCACCAGGGCTATGAACTCTACGGGTCCGACCGCTGCTTCATCGAGACGGTGCGCGCCATGCGGGCCGCCCATCCGCGGGCGGAGATCGACGTGGTCCTACCCCAAGCCGGCCCGATCGTCGCGGCCTTGGAGCCCTATGCGTCTCGAATCGTGGTCGAGCCGCTCTGGATCCTGCGTCGCAAGAACCTGCCGCGCCTCGCCACGCTGGGCATGATGGCGCTGCCCGGTGCGGTGCTGCGCGCGCTGCGGCGGATCCGTGCGAGCGATCTCGCCTACATCAACACCTCCGTCGTGGCCGATTACCTGCTGGCCGCCCGGCTGAGCTCCGGGCGCAGCATCGTGCACGTCCACGAGATCGCGGAAGGAGCGGTGCTGGCGGTCCTGCGCGGGCTGATCCGCTGGAGCGGCGCCAGCGTGGTGTTCAACTCGCGCGCCACCGAGCGCGCCTTCGCGCTGCCGCCGCGCCGCCTGACGCGGGTGGTCTACAACGGCATTGCCGGGCCGGCCGAACCGAACCCGCCGACCTACGACGGGACGCGTCCGCTCCGGGTGCTGATGCTCGGGCGGATCAGCCGGATCAAGGGCCAGGACGTGCTGATCGAGGCGCTGGCCTCCCTCCCGAAGGCGACGCGGCGGCGGATCGAACTGCGCATCGTCGGCAACGCCTTCGAGGACGCGGCCCGCGAGCGCGCCCTGGCGACGCGAATCGCCGAGACCGGCCTGTCGGACCAAGTCAGCCTCCAGCCGTTCGTGGCCGACCCGGCCGCGCTCTATCGCTGGGCCGACGTGGTGACCATGCCGTCGCAGCGGCCCGAATCCCTCGGACGGGTGGCCATCGAGGCCATGTCGTACGGGGTGCCGCCGCTGGTGACCGCGATCGGCGGGCTGCCGGAGGTCGCCGATGACGGCAGGACCGGATGGATCGTGGCGCCCGGCGGCCCTCAGCCGCTCGCCGACGCGCTGGCGCGGATCGTCGCGGAACCGGAGGGCTGGCGAGACTTCGGCCGCGCGGCACGCGCGCGCTACGAGGCCCACTTCTCGGAACGCGCGGCGGCCGACGGCATCGCCACCATGATGGAGGCGACCTTGAGCCGATCGGCAGCGCCGTGA
- a CDS encoding glycoside hydrolase family 5 protein: MPSRRALLAGGLAVAAAGTRPARGDVEPLRLRRGIALWPWFSLTTEFPAPRTDYAWPPFQADRPVPSRSDLRQLAALGFDFARLPLDPGPFVAFTGARRSQLLGDLSSAIDAVLANGMRVLVNVQANAATHHYTPDAFYGSDRATLFQAYRDLIVADLARLCARKGADRVALEPVNEPPQACGALAWNRVQASLLTAARTAAPSLTLVATGACGSLADGLTALDPASLRTFAPILYTFHFYEPYLFSHQGATWLTEEPFYRWLNAVPWPGTHGRLKETLAAVRARMDANPAVPQAEKTRDLAVIEAKLREYFAAEPGPAYIARAMAPVSTWADLYGIPPAAVLMGEFGALRTDARFTAARAPDRAAYIRDVREAAERAGFGWSFWNLFDGLGLMSDAHVVDPGLVAALGLRR; this comes from the coding sequence ATGCCGAGCCGGAGGGCCCTCCTGGCGGGCGGCCTCGCCGTTGCGGCGGCGGGGACGCGCCCGGCCCGGGGCGACGTGGAGCCGCTGCGGCTCCGCCGCGGGATCGCGCTCTGGCCCTGGTTCTCGCTCACCACCGAATTTCCCGCCCCGCGAACCGATTATGCCTGGCCGCCCTTCCAGGCGGACCGGCCGGTCCCGAGCCGGTCCGATTTGCGCCAGCTCGCGGCGCTCGGCTTCGACTTCGCGCGTCTTCCGCTCGATCCCGGTCCCTTCGTCGCCTTTACCGGCGCGCGGCGCAGCCAACTCCTTGGTGATCTGTCGTCTGCGATCGACGCTGTGCTGGCGAATGGGATGCGCGTCCTGGTCAATGTCCAGGCGAACGCGGCGACGCACCACTACACGCCGGACGCCTTCTACGGGTCCGACCGGGCCACGCTCTTCCAGGCCTATCGGGATCTCATCGTCGCCGATCTGGCCCGTCTGTGCGCCAGGAAGGGCGCCGACCGGGTGGCGCTGGAGCCGGTCAACGAGCCGCCGCAGGCCTGCGGAGCGCTCGCCTGGAACCGCGTCCAGGCCAGCCTCCTCACGGCCGCGCGCACGGCCGCGCCGTCGCTCACCCTGGTCGCGACCGGCGCCTGCGGCAGCCTCGCCGACGGGCTGACCGCCCTCGATCCGGCCTCGCTCCGGACGTTCGCGCCGATCCTCTACACCTTTCACTTCTATGAGCCCTACCTGTTCTCCCACCAGGGCGCGACGTGGCTCACCGAGGAGCCGTTCTACCGCTGGCTCAACGCCGTGCCGTGGCCCGGCACCCACGGCCGCCTGAAGGAGACCCTCGCGGCGGTCCGGGCCCGCATGGACGCCAACCCCGCGGTCCCGCAGGCGGAGAAGACCCGCGACCTGGCGGTGATCGAGGCCAAGCTGCGCGAGTACTTCGCGGCCGAGCCCGGCCCGGCCTACATCGCCCGGGCGATGGCCCCCGTCTCGACCTGGGCCGACCTCTACGGCATCCCGCCCGCCGCTGTTCTCATGGGCGAGTTCGGGGCTCTGCGCACCGATGCCCGGTTCACGGCCGCGCGCGCGCCCGATCGCGCCGCCTACATCCGCGACGTGCGCGAGGCGGCGGAGCGGGCGGGCTTCGGGTGGTCGTTCTGGAACCTGTTCGACGGGCTCGGCCTGATGAGCGACGCCCACGTCGTCGATCCAGGCCTCGTGGCCGCGCTCGGCTTGCGGCGCTGA
- a CDS encoding VpsF family polysaccharide biosynthesis protein (VpsF, distantly related to oligosaccharide ligases, is encoded next to the probable flippase VpsE.) gives MMDPRPASIGHRFDAPQRAVAGSGVIARAEAVAFLLWTLALVGVSGGLLWALGLNYDGISGSAPSKIHPATYMAVALFGWVMLRAGNPVIPVANALTRPASVLLAVCGILLLVLIAARGGTGLAGSIDTFVLAGLVPILLMDRDDATLGRLETVFHLVMLANALLGLYEAVSGQRFFPFRFDGVAFETDTRSAALQGHPLANATMTACYILALAKGGGRLAPPLRAGMIALQLVALVTFGGRSATVTTLVLGSGVGLFALNRTLRSGRIPLAGAACACFALTLVPLAVAALAEIGFFDTLLSRFVSDGGSAQARVDMLAIFDAIPLRQLMFGPDLLQVSTLRRIYGLEWGIENSIISDVFYHGVLVTAVLVLAVGLYLAEVARTCRRGVWLPILAFVILVNTFEGLAGKTTMLAKFALMLIVLFPPVRRAPRL, from the coding sequence TTGATGGATCCGCGTCCGGCGTCGATCGGGCACCGCTTCGATGCGCCCCAGCGGGCGGTTGCGGGCTCGGGCGTGATCGCGCGGGCCGAGGCCGTGGCTTTCCTGCTCTGGACGCTGGCGCTCGTCGGTGTCTCGGGCGGCCTGCTCTGGGCGCTCGGGCTCAATTACGACGGGATCAGCGGCTCGGCGCCGTCCAAGATCCATCCGGCCACCTACATGGCGGTCGCGCTGTTCGGCTGGGTGATGCTGCGCGCCGGCAACCCGGTCATTCCAGTGGCCAACGCGCTGACCCGCCCGGCCAGCGTTCTGCTGGCGGTCTGCGGCATCCTGCTCCTCGTCCTGATCGCGGCCCGGGGCGGAACGGGCCTCGCGGGCTCGATCGACACCTTCGTGCTGGCCGGCCTCGTCCCGATCCTGCTCATGGACCGCGACGATGCCACGCTCGGGCGGCTCGAGACCGTGTTCCACTTGGTCATGCTCGCCAATGCCCTGCTCGGGCTCTACGAGGCTGTGAGCGGCCAGCGCTTCTTCCCATTCCGGTTCGACGGGGTCGCGTTCGAGACCGATACCCGGTCTGCGGCGCTTCAGGGTCACCCGCTTGCCAACGCCACCATGACGGCCTGCTACATCCTCGCCCTGGCCAAGGGCGGCGGCCGGCTCGCCCCGCCCCTGCGCGCCGGCATGATCGCCCTTCAGCTCGTCGCGCTGGTCACCTTCGGCGGCCGCTCGGCCACCGTGACGACGCTCGTCCTCGGCAGCGGCGTCGGACTCTTCGCGCTGAACCGGACGCTGCGCAGCGGCCGGATCCCGCTCGCCGGTGCGGCCTGCGCCTGCTTCGCCCTGACGCTGGTGCCGCTGGCCGTGGCAGCCCTGGCCGAGATCGGCTTCTTCGACACGCTGTTGAGCCGCTTCGTCTCCGACGGCGGCAGCGCGCAGGCCCGGGTCGACATGCTGGCGATCTTCGACGCCATCCCGCTCCGGCAGCTGATGTTCGGGCCGGACCTCCTCCAAGTGAGCACCCTGCGGCGGATCTACGGCTTGGAATGGGGCATCGAGAACTCGATCATCTCGGACGTCTTCTACCACGGCGTGCTGGTGACGGCGGTGCTCGTGCTGGCGGTGGGCCTCTATCTCGCCGAGGTCGCGCGCACCTGCCGGCGGGGCGTCTGGCTCCCGATCCTGGCCTTCGTGATCCTGGTCAACACCTTCGAAGGCCTGGCCGGCAAGACCACGATGCTCGCCAAGTTCGCCCTGATGCTGATCGTCCTGTTCCCGCCCGTCCGACGCGCCCCGCGCCTCTGA
- a CDS encoding GumC family protein produces the protein MARIDPNIAVATWLTPVQPGYPERPSPSQPETTAEFGDLWRILWRRKRLVFGTALLLGLLVLAYALITPSLYTAAAQILIDPRDRQVVSNDVNPGALSPDGGIAQVESQVRVIESDAVLGRAVAQAGLEKEPGFGVPQDNPVLKALAALREMITGPKAERHVDPRGRALDQLRRRLAVKRADKVFVIDVVVTTTDPDLSARIVNAIANAYLADQTDARSDAARRAAGDLRGRLDELRKAVNVADKKLEDYKARNGLIASSGRLVNEQQLTDLNTRLVAAQARTAEAKARLQGIRSARGQPVGSGAMPEAVQSSAIDRLRGQYAELAAKEADLRTNLGERHPFIAAVRTQMQDVRRLIDAELNRIAGAAETEAQRAQANERTLTAELEKLQRQSAVTAQSSVQLRELEREVEAARSVYNNFLVRAREIKEQTSIDSSNARIITAARPPQDPSWPPRLILVAAALAGGLGLGAGLALTREYLAPTVLSSRQLERLSNAPVVSVLPGARPSRANAAAAGFTLDHLAATSGSRAPSLALLVTSGKADDAQRRAVIRLLASVAVGRGDRVLLVDADLRADGSGTGGLLDVLRSEQSLNAVTQTDPKSGVRRIGLGDTQKPIRDALTQANIERFIAGVKGRFELVIIDGGVLTENLRLGPLAAAADRLLLVACNGTTRQSDLIDLVGTSETLGRPISGSVLLGGRRA, from the coding sequence GTGGCACGGATCGACCCTAATATCGCTGTCGCAACCTGGCTCACCCCCGTGCAGCCCGGTTATCCCGAGCGGCCGAGCCCCAGCCAGCCGGAGACCACGGCCGAGTTCGGAGACCTCTGGCGCATCCTGTGGCGCCGCAAACGGCTCGTCTTCGGGACGGCCTTGCTGCTCGGCCTGCTGGTCCTGGCCTACGCCCTGATCACCCCGTCCCTCTACACCGCCGCGGCCCAGATCCTGATCGATCCCCGCGACCGGCAGGTCGTGTCCAACGACGTCAATCCGGGCGCGCTCTCTCCGGACGGCGGCATCGCGCAGGTCGAGAGCCAAGTGCGGGTGATCGAGTCGGACGCGGTCCTCGGACGCGCCGTCGCGCAGGCCGGCCTGGAGAAGGAGCCCGGTTTCGGGGTGCCTCAGGACAATCCCGTGCTCAAGGCCCTCGCCGCCCTGCGGGAGATGATCACCGGTCCCAAGGCGGAGCGGCATGTCGATCCGCGCGGCCGCGCGCTCGACCAGCTGCGGCGGCGCCTCGCGGTGAAGCGCGCCGACAAGGTTTTCGTGATCGACGTCGTCGTCACGACGACGGACCCGGACCTCTCGGCCCGCATCGTCAACGCCATCGCGAACGCCTACCTGGCGGACCAGACGGATGCCCGATCCGATGCCGCAAGGCGCGCGGCGGGCGACCTGCGGGGCCGGCTCGATGAGCTGCGCAAGGCGGTCAACGTCGCCGACAAGAAGCTCGAGGATTACAAGGCCCGCAACGGGTTGATCGCCTCGAGCGGCCGCTTGGTGAACGAGCAGCAGCTGACCGATCTGAATACCCGGCTCGTGGCCGCCCAGGCCCGGACGGCGGAGGCGAAGGCGCGCCTGCAGGGCATTCGCAGCGCCCGCGGACAGCCGGTCGGGTCCGGCGCGATGCCGGAGGCGGTCCAGTCCTCCGCGATCGATCGCCTGCGCGGCCAGTATGCCGAACTCGCCGCCAAGGAGGCGGATCTGCGCACCAATCTGGGGGAGCGCCACCCCTTCATCGCCGCCGTGCGCACGCAGATGCAGGACGTCCGTCGGCTGATCGACGCGGAACTCAATCGCATCGCGGGCGCCGCCGAGACCGAGGCCCAGCGCGCCCAGGCCAATGAGCGGACGCTGACGGCCGAGCTGGAAAAGCTGCAGCGGCAATCGGCGGTGACCGCCCAGTCGTCCGTGCAGCTGCGCGAACTGGAGCGCGAGGTCGAGGCGGCGCGCTCGGTCTACAACAACTTTCTGGTCCGGGCCCGCGAGATCAAGGAGCAGACCAGCATCGACAGCTCCAACGCCCGGATCATCACGGCGGCCCGGCCGCCGCAGGATCCGAGCTGGCCGCCCCGGCTGATCCTGGTCGCCGCAGCGCTCGCGGGCGGACTTGGCCTCGGCGCGGGCCTCGCGCTGACGCGGGAGTACCTCGCGCCGACCGTTCTCTCCTCGCGCCAGCTCGAGAGGCTCTCGAACGCGCCGGTCGTCTCCGTGCTGCCGGGCGCCCGGCCGAGCCGCGCCAACGCGGCGGCCGCGGGCTTCACCCTCGACCATCTCGCGGCGACATCGGGGAGCCGCGCACCCTCGCTGGCGCTGCTCGTGACGTCCGGCAAGGCGGATGACGCGCAGCGCCGGGCCGTCATCCGGCTGCTTGCGTCGGTCGCGGTCGGGCGCGGGGACCGGGTGCTGCTCGTGGACGCGGATCTGCGCGCGGACGGGTCCGGCACGGGCGGCCTTCTCGACGTGCTGCGCAGCGAGCAGAGCCTCAACGCGGTCACGCAGACAGATCCGAAATCCGGGGTCCGCCGGATCGGCCTCGGCGACACTCAGAAACCGATCCGCGACGCGCTCACCCAGGCCAACATCGAGCGCTTCATCGCGGGCGTGAAGGGCCGGTTCGAGCTGGTGATCATCGACGGCGGCGTGCTCACCGAGAACTTGCGGCTCGGCCCCTTGGCGGCCGCAGCGGACAGGCTGCTCCTGGTCGCCTGTAACGGCACGACGCGCCAGAGCGACCTGATCGACCTCGTCGGCACCTCGGAGACGCTGGGGCGGCCGATCTCGGGCTCCGTGCTGCTGGGCGGACGCCGGGCTTGA
- a CDS encoding glucosamine inositolphosphorylceramide transferase family protein, which yields MHVRVRLDGTRPRRWQAALLRRISDIPGILSVSVDDAPGPGAWPTSADLLFRLEALVHGLQPLGSAPLPLHELDRWRHRDTAADLVIDLCGDVPPGPATWQLAYDGAPGEAALLASLLAHAVPRATLAADGRIIAESRLGADRPGVVLPSFDDALARTVTVITAALCDRIAGRAAAPAGSAEPEARSGGLTLPVFGRQAGRMLAGALVHRLYRLCYNAPHWRCGWRRLVGPDLIDLGRLPDSGWTVLPDDGRRFYADPFPIAVAGTTHLFVEDFPHATGKAIISVVRFGPDGPEGAPVPVLEEPHHLSYPFVFEREGSVWMVPESSAAGTVDLYRATRFPGGWVKETTLLSGVVASDATLVEHGGRWWIFATVRDAERDAPAGAGSFHDALYLWSAPDFRGPYTPHPSNPVLVDPALARPAGRIVLRGGHLIRPIQDCAAGYGRALALARIDRLDGDGFAQTVLARIPPGPGWPGSRLHTLNAGGGIECIDGAARARRF from the coding sequence ATGCATGTGAGAGTTCGCCTCGACGGGACGCGACCGCGCCGGTGGCAGGCTGCGCTGCTGCGGCGGATCTCAGACATCCCCGGAATCCTGAGCGTGAGCGTCGACGACGCGCCCGGGCCTGGGGCATGGCCGACCAGCGCCGATTTGCTCTTCCGGCTCGAGGCCCTGGTCCATGGCCTGCAGCCGCTCGGATCGGCGCCCCTTCCGCTACACGAACTCGACCGGTGGCGTCACCGCGACACGGCAGCCGATCTCGTGATCGACCTGTGCGGCGACGTCCCGCCCGGTCCTGCGACCTGGCAGCTGGCCTATGACGGCGCGCCGGGCGAGGCGGCGCTGCTCGCCTCTCTGCTCGCCCACGCCGTTCCGCGTGCCACGCTGGCGGCGGACGGCCGGATCATCGCCGAGAGCCGTCTCGGCGCCGACCGGCCGGGCGTCGTGCTCCCGAGCTTCGACGATGCGCTGGCCCGCACGGTGACGGTGATCACCGCGGCCCTTTGCGACCGGATCGCGGGGCGCGCGGCCGCGCCGGCCGGCTCGGCCGAGCCGGAGGCTCGATCCGGCGGCCTGACGCTGCCGGTTTTCGGCAGGCAGGCCGGGCGGATGCTCGCCGGCGCGCTCGTCCACCGGCTCTACCGCCTCTGCTACAACGCCCCGCACTGGCGTTGCGGATGGCGGCGCCTCGTGGGACCCGACCTGATTGATCTCGGGCGGCTGCCCGACTCGGGCTGGACCGTGCTGCCGGACGACGGCCGCCGTTTCTACGCCGATCCGTTCCCGATCGCCGTCGCCGGAACGACGCACCTCTTCGTCGAGGATTTTCCGCACGCGACTGGAAAGGCGATCATCTCGGTGGTCCGCTTCGGTCCGGACGGTCCCGAGGGCGCGCCCGTCCCGGTTCTGGAGGAGCCCCACCACCTCTCGTATCCGTTTGTTTTCGAACGCGAGGGTTCGGTCTGGATGGTGCCGGAAAGCTCGGCGGCCGGCACGGTCGACCTGTATCGCGCGACGCGCTTTCCCGGCGGCTGGGTCAAGGAGACGACGCTTCTGTCCGGCGTGGTCGCGAGCGATGCGACCCTGGTCGAGCATGGGGGGCGCTGGTGGATCTTCGCCACCGTGCGCGACGCCGAGCGCGACGCGCCGGCCGGTGCGGGCTCCTTCCACGACGCCCTCTACCTCTGGTCCGCACCAGACTTCCGGGGGCCCTACACGCCGCATCCGTCCAATCCGGTGCTGGTCGATCCCGCGCTCGCGCGTCCGGCCGGGCGCATCGTCCTGCGCGGCGGACATCTGATCCGCCCGATCCAGGATTGCGCCGCCGGCTACGGCCGCGCCCTGGCGCTGGCGCGGATCGACCGGCTCGACGGCGACGGCTTCGCGCAGACCGTCCTCGCCCGGATTCCGCCGGGCCCAGGCTGGCCGGGCAGCCGCCTGCATACCCTGAACGCCGGCGGCGGCATCGAATGCATCGACGGTGCCGCTCGCGCGCGGCGCTTCTGA
- a CDS encoding 5-formyltetrahydrofolate cyclo-ligase → MAPHPTSPDSESPDVARKAELRRAALAARDALDPAARQAASAVIARALLALPELTEARLVGAFWPIRSEVDPRPAAEGLLARGQAVALPHVTPEGLVFREWRLGEALVAGSFGLSEPDPALPPVDPDALIVPLAAFDRTGQRIGYGRGYYDGAITRLSRHRPILTVGIGFAAQEVADVPAEPHDRPLHFVITEAEVIRFDRTA, encoded by the coding sequence GTGGCTCCGCACCCGACTTCTCCTGATTCCGAATCCCCCGACGTGGCGCGCAAGGCGGAACTCCGGCGCGCTGCCCTTGCGGCGCGCGACGCGCTCGACCCGGCCGCGCGACAGGCCGCCTCGGCGGTGATCGCCCGGGCGCTGCTCGCGCTGCCCGAACTCACCGAGGCCCGCCTGGTCGGGGCCTTCTGGCCGATCCGCAGCGAGGTGGATCCGCGTCCCGCCGCCGAGGGCCTGCTCGCCCGCGGACAGGCCGTGGCGCTGCCTCATGTGACGCCGGAGGGCCTCGTCTTCCGGGAGTGGCGCCTGGGCGAGGCCCTGGTCGCCGGCAGCTTCGGCCTGAGCGAGCCGGATCCCGCGCTGCCCCCCGTCGATCCCGACGCCCTGATCGTGCCCCTCGCGGCCTTCGACCGGACCGGTCAGCGCATCGGCTACGGTCGCGGCTACTACGATGGCGCGATCACGCGACTGTCGCGCCATCGGCCGATCCTGACCGTCGGGATCGGGTTCGCCGCCCAGGAGGTCGCGGACGTGCCCGCCGAGCCGCACGACCGGCCGCTGCATTTCGTGATCACGGAAGCGGAGGTCATCCGTTTCGACAGGACGGCCTGA
- a CDS encoding TIGR00282 family metallophosphoesterase, giving the protein MRLLFLGDVVGRSGRHVVCERLPRLRERWRLDCVVVNGENAAGGFGISETICDELIQAGADAVTLGNHSFDQREALVFIARQPRLVRPANYPPGTPGRGATVIETQAGARVLVVNVMGRVFLDAMDDPFAAVERELTACPLGAAADAVVVDVHAEATSEKQAFGHYLDGRASLVVGTHTHTPTADHRILPGGTAYMSDAGMCGDYDSVIGMQKDEPIRRMIQKTPGSRWEVAVGEGTLCGIAVETDARGLATRVAALRLGPNLEESAPHFWD; this is encoded by the coding sequence ATGCGCCTGCTCTTCCTCGGCGATGTCGTCGGCCGCTCGGGCCGCCATGTGGTCTGCGAGCGCCTGCCGCGCCTGCGCGAGCGCTGGCGCCTCGACTGCGTGGTGGTCAACGGCGAGAACGCGGCCGGCGGCTTCGGCATCTCCGAGACGATCTGCGACGAGCTGATCCAGGCCGGCGCCGACGCCGTGACGCTCGGCAACCACAGCTTCGACCAGCGCGAGGCCCTGGTGTTCATCGCCCGACAGCCCCGGCTGGTGCGCCCGGCCAACTACCCGCCCGGCACGCCCGGCCGCGGGGCGACGGTCATCGAGACGCAGGCGGGCGCGCGCGTCCTCGTGGTCAACGTCATGGGCCGGGTCTTCCTCGACGCGATGGACGATCCCTTCGCCGCGGTCGAGCGCGAGCTCACCGCCTGCCCCCTCGGCGCGGCGGCCGACGCCGTGGTGGTCGACGTCCACGCGGAGGCGACCAGCGAGAAGCAGGCCTTCGGCCATTACCTCGACGGCCGCGCGAGCCTCGTGGTCGGGACCCACACCCATACCCCCACCGCCGACCACCGGATCCTGCCCGGCGGCACGGCCTACATGTCGGATGCCGGCATGTGCGGCGATTACGACTCGGTCATCGGCATGCAGAAGGACGAGCCGATCCGCCGCATGATCCAGAAGACGCCGGGATCCCGCTGGGAGGTCGCCGTCGGCGAGGGGACGCTCTGCGGGATCGCCGTCGAGACCGACGCGCGCGGCCTCGCCACCCGGGTCGCGGCCCTGCGCCTCGGGCCGAATCTCGAGGAGAGTGCGCCGCACTTCTGGGATTAG
- a CDS encoding MotA/TolQ/ExbB proton channel family protein gives MAARDTGEVKREPLARPGIYLGRMLIFLILVGFLAFILFKQITPAFLANPGLNGLILGVLLIAVLIAFGQVIRLFRETSYVNAVARGAQAKQPPALLAPMAPMIAARAAGTTLPGTAGYLDTIAVRLGEGREMLRYIAGILILLGLLGTFWGLIDTLSAVGGVIKGMRGGGDAGVMFGELKSGLAVPLSGIGLAFSASLFGLASSLITGFLELQAGQAHARFHNELQDWLMSGETAAEAGVVVARPAAGTQELKDAIDRLSALVAEGGGSRAATLAMTNLAEGIQGLVQHMRAEQQMIRDWVEAQASRERELKQALDRLGRERV, from the coding sequence ATGGCCGCCCGCGATACCGGCGAAGTCAAGAGAGAGCCGCTGGCACGGCCCGGGATCTATCTCGGGCGGATGCTGATCTTTTTGATCCTCGTCGGCTTCCTAGCCTTCATCTTGTTCAAGCAGATCACGCCGGCCTTCCTGGCCAATCCCGGACTCAACGGGCTTATCCTCGGCGTGCTGCTGATCGCGGTGCTGATCGCCTTCGGCCAGGTCATCCGGCTGTTCCGCGAGACCAGCTACGTCAACGCCGTGGCGCGCGGCGCCCAGGCCAAGCAGCCGCCGGCGCTCCTGGCCCCCATGGCGCCGATGATCGCGGCCCGGGCCGCCGGGACGACCCTTCCGGGGACCGCCGGCTATCTCGACACGATCGCGGTGCGCCTCGGCGAGGGCCGCGAGATGCTGCGCTACATCGCCGGCATCCTGATCCTGCTCGGCCTGCTCGGCACGTTCTGGGGCCTCATCGACACGCTCTCGGCGGTGGGCGGTGTGATCAAGGGGATGCGCGGCGGCGGCGATGCCGGGGTGATGTTCGGCGAGCTGAAATCCGGTCTGGCCGTGCCGCTGTCGGGGATCGGCCTCGCCTTCTCGGCCTCATTGTTCGGCCTCGCCTCCTCGCTGATCACCGGCTTCCTGGAACTGCAGGCGGGCCAGGCCCATGCCCGGTTCCACAACGAATTGCAGGACTGGCTGATGTCCGGCGAGACGGCCGCCGAGGCGGGGGTCGTGGTGGCCCGGCCGGCCGCGGGCACGCAGGAGCTGAAGGACGCGATCGACCGCCTGAGCGCATTGGTGGCCGAGGGCGGGGGCAGCCGCGCCGCCACGCTCGCCATGACCAACCTCGCCGAGGGCATTCAGGGCCTCGTCCAGCACATGCGCGCCGAGCAGCAGATGATCCGCGACTGGGTCGAGGCGCAGGCGAGCCGTGAGCGCGAGCTGAAGCAGGCGCTCGACCGGCTCGGCCGGGAGCGGGTGTAG
- a CDS encoding peptidoglycan -binding protein, with translation MASTATRTRRTLNVWPGYVDALATLLLSVVFLLTIFVVGQFFLSQELTGRDETLVRLNRQIADLTDLLALERSNRRSQEDEARNLRTTLAGVEAERDEAKSQAEAATVSQGAAGALDKQLEAERGATKRALSQVDLLNEQISAMRRQLAALEDALAASESRDRESQARIAELGSRLNVALAQKVQELARYRSDFFGRLRQILGNRPDIRVVGDRFVLQSEVLFPAGSATLKPEAGPELDRIAGAIADLAKQIPADLPWVLRVDGHTDARPINTSQFPSNWALSAARAIAVVQYLAGKGTPAQHLLAGAFGEFQPLDAGTTEEAYARNRRIEMKLTER, from the coding sequence GTGGCCTCCACGGCGACCCGCACGCGGCGCACGCTCAATGTCTGGCCCGGCTACGTCGACGCGCTGGCGACGCTGCTGCTGTCAGTGGTGTTCCTGCTCACGATCTTCGTCGTCGGTCAGTTTTTCCTGTCTCAGGAACTCACCGGCCGGGACGAGACGCTGGTTAGACTCAACCGGCAGATCGCCGACCTGACCGATCTCCTCGCCCTGGAGCGCTCGAACCGGCGCAGCCAGGAGGACGAGGCCCGCAATCTCCGCACGACGCTCGCCGGCGTCGAGGCCGAACGCGACGAGGCCAAGTCCCAGGCCGAGGCTGCGACGGTCAGCCAGGGCGCGGCGGGTGCCCTCGACAAGCAGCTCGAGGCCGAGCGGGGCGCGACCAAGCGGGCGCTCTCGCAGGTGGATCTGCTCAACGAGCAGATCAGCGCCATGCGCCGCCAGCTCGCCGCCCTGGAGGACGCCCTCGCGGCCTCCGAGAGCCGTGACCGGGAATCCCAGGCGCGCATCGCCGAGCTCGGCAGCCGGCTGAACGTCGCGTTGGCCCAGAAGGTCCAGGAACTCGCCCGGTACCGGTCGGACTTCTTCGGACGCCTGCGCCAGATCCTCGGCAACCGCCCGGATATTCGCGTGGTCGGCGACCGCTTCGTGCTGCAATCCGAGGTGCTGTTCCCCGCCGGTTCCGCGACCCTGAAGCCCGAGGCCGGCCCTGAGCTGGACCGCATCGCCGGCGCTATCGCGGACCTCGCCAAGCAGATCCCGGCGGATCTGCCCTGGGTGCTGCGGGTCGACGGCCATACCGATGCCCGGCCGATCAACACGTCGCAATTCCCGTCCAACTGGGCACTCTCGGCTGCCCGCGCCATCGCGGTTGTGCAGTATCTGGCCGGGAAGGGGACCCCCGCCCAGCATCTCCTGGCCGGCGCCTTCGGCGAGTTCCAGCCGCTCGATGCCGGCACCACCGAAGAGGCCTACGCCCGCAACCGTCGGATCGAGATGAAGCTCACGGAGCGCTGA